In Polaribacter sp. Hel_I_88, the following proteins share a genomic window:
- a CDS encoding M23 family metallopeptidase produces the protein MKYLILILFFVSCSKAQEKPSYISFKLENDSIYVFAKNPVLGKTFLKIVDQKTKVEQYIDFKKPDTLKILQFEQSKIDTSKIIEKFQFSLFYGTSDFKKYDTLYNYGLPFLKGKRYKILQGQNTNFTHKGSFSKYAIDFKMNVGQKVCAIRGGLVIKTKEDSNIGGRDKKYRDKANLIIIAHSDGTFAQYVHLKKDGVLVNKSQIVKKGQVIGYSGNTGMSTEPHLHFAVYKPTKNGFISIPYILDSIPTKRYKKGKFARNK, from the coding sequence TTGAAATATTTAATACTAATCCTTTTCTTTGTTTCGTGTTCAAAAGCACAAGAAAAACCGAGTTATATTTCTTTTAAATTAGAGAATGATTCTATATATGTTTTTGCCAAAAACCCTGTTTTAGGAAAAACATTTTTAAAAATTGTTGATCAAAAAACGAAAGTTGAACAGTATATCGATTTTAAAAAACCAGATACTTTAAAAATTCTTCAATTTGAACAATCTAAAATTGATACAAGTAAAATAATTGAGAAGTTTCAATTTTCACTGTTTTATGGAACATCGGATTTTAAAAAATATGACACGTTATATAACTATGGTTTGCCTTTTTTAAAAGGTAAACGCTATAAAATTCTTCAAGGACAAAACACAAATTTCACACACAAGGGTAGCTTTTCTAAATATGCTATCGATTTTAAAATGAACGTTGGACAAAAAGTTTGTGCTATTAGAGGTGGTTTAGTGATTAAAACAAAAGAAGACTCGAATATTGGAGGAAGAGATAAAAAGTACAGAGACAAAGCAAACTTGATTATTATTGCACATTCAGATGGCACTTTTGCACAATATGTGCATTTAAAAAAAGATGGTGTTTTAGTAAATAAAAGTCAAATTGTAAAAAAAGGGCAAGTAATTGGTTATTCTGGTAATACAGGAATGAGTACTGAACCTCATCTTCATTTTGCTGTTTATAAACCTACAAAAAATGGATTTATTTCTATTCCCTATATTTTAGACTCTATTCCCACAAAAAGATATAAAAAAGGAAAGTTTGCAAGAAATAAGTAA
- a CDS encoding carbohydrate kinase family protein → MSKIVCFGEVLWDVFPNHKKIGGAPLNVATRLQSFKNDVTMISAIGNDDLGKLILEYLEEHHINSSEIQVLDDFETGEVTVTLNDKGAASYKIVHPKAWDKIQFTEKAATLVRQADAFVFGSLITRDEVSKNTLYQFLEIANYKIFDVNLRKPFFEKNVLMDLMQKADFIKFNDEEIYEIAAYLNSPYKNLEQNIHFLSKETNTKHICVTKGEHGAVLLYDDNLFYNSGYQIKVADTVGSGDSFLATLISNLLKKENPQKAVDKACAVGALVAQKEGANPIISGKEILNFMNGA, encoded by the coding sequence ATGTCTAAAATTGTTTGTTTTGGAGAAGTTTTATGGGATGTTTTCCCAAATCATAAAAAGATTGGAGGAGCACCTTTAAATGTTGCAACACGTTTGCAATCTTTTAAAAATGATGTTACTATGATTAGTGCCATTGGGAATGATGATTTAGGAAAATTGATTTTAGAATATTTAGAAGAACACCATATAAATTCATCAGAAATTCAAGTTTTAGATGATTTTGAAACAGGAGAAGTTACAGTTACATTAAATGATAAAGGAGCTGCGAGTTACAAAATTGTGCATCCAAAAGCTTGGGATAAAATTCAATTTACAGAAAAGGCAGCAACATTGGTAAGACAAGCAGATGCATTTGTGTTCGGAAGTTTAATTACCAGAGATGAAGTTTCAAAAAATACATTGTATCAATTTTTAGAAATTGCAAACTATAAAATTTTTGATGTAAATCTTCGGAAACCTTTTTTCGAGAAAAATGTTTTAATGGATTTGATGCAGAAAGCAGATTTCATAAAATTTAATGATGAAGAAATTTATGAAATTGCTGCTTATTTAAATTCTCCTTATAAAAACTTAGAGCAGAATATTCATTTTTTATCAAAAGAAACCAATACAAAACATATTTGTGTAACAAAAGGCGAACATGGAGCAGTTTTATTATATGATGATAATTTATTTTACAATAGTGGTTATCAAATAAAAGTTGCAGATACTGTTGGTTCTGGAGATTCTTTTTTAGCAACTTTAATTAGTAACTTATTAAAGAAAGAAAATCCACAAAAAGCAGTTGATAAAGCTTGTGCAGTAGGTGCTTTAGTAGCACAAAAAGAAGGTGCAAATCCAATAATTTCTGGTAAAGAGATTTTAAATTTTATGAATGGAGCATAA
- a CDS encoding glycosyltransferase, which translates to MKSILMISLHGYVGANAELGKPDTGGQVVYVLELAERFSRLGKRVDLVTRQFEDQPEYDDVNENYSVWRIPFGGKKFIRKEDMHDHLKAFVTNTLAAIKKENKKYDVVYSHYWDAGWAGQKIAEELGICHVHTPHSLGWWKQHSMGSDMDEKEMEKTYRFKERIRKEYFVYQMCNFVIATTLPQVDLLIQQYDVLSKNCSMIPPGIDENKFFPVPSKENDKIRQKYDISPTDVLALGRMAHNKGYDLLINSLPTLFELCPEAGLVAAIGGDSKQDKEGIEKLKKVASEIGVMDKIKWKSYIADEDLANVYRSASIFAMPSRYEPFGMVAIEAMACGTPSVITVHGGLCDLIDFGNQALFADPHRPKEFGAMMAMPLLYPNLRNEMSVEGARFARRNFGWTGIAKRMLAIFASSINQRTSETNIY; encoded by the coding sequence ATGAAATCAATATTAATGATCTCTTTACATGGTTATGTTGGAGCCAATGCAGAATTAGGAAAACCAGATACTGGAGGACAAGTTGTGTATGTTTTAGAACTAGCAGAACGTTTTAGTAGACTTGGTAAACGAGTAGATTTAGTGACTCGCCAGTTTGAAGATCAACCAGAATATGATGATGTAAATGAAAATTACAGCGTTTGGAGAATTCCATTTGGTGGTAAAAAATTCATCCGTAAAGAAGATATGCACGATCATCTTAAAGCGTTTGTTACAAATACTTTAGCAGCTATAAAAAAAGAAAATAAAAAGTATGATGTTGTGTATTCTCATTATTGGGATGCAGGTTGGGCAGGTCAAAAAATTGCAGAAGAATTAGGTATTTGTCACGTTCACACACCACATTCTTTAGGTTGGTGGAAACAACATTCTATGGGAAGTGATATGGATGAAAAGGAAATGGAAAAAACCTATCGATTTAAAGAACGAATTAGAAAGGAATATTTTGTATACCAAATGTGTAACTTTGTAATTGCAACTACTTTACCTCAGGTAGATTTGTTAATTCAACAATATGATGTGTTATCAAAAAACTGTAGCATGATTCCTCCAGGAATTGATGAAAATAAGTTTTTCCCTGTTCCATCTAAAGAAAATGATAAAATTCGCCAGAAATACGATATAAGTCCTACTGATGTGCTAGCCTTAGGAAGAATGGCTCATAATAAAGGGTACGATTTATTGATAAATTCATTACCAACTTTATTTGAATTATGTCCAGAAGCTGGTTTAGTTGCAGCAATTGGTGGCGATTCTAAACAAGATAAAGAAGGTATTGAAAAGTTGAAAAAAGTAGCATCAGAAATTGGTGTTATGGATAAAATAAAATGGAAAAGTTATATTGCTGATGAAGATTTGGCAAACGTATATAGATCTGCAAGTATTTTTGCAATGCCCTCCAGATATGAACCTTTTGGAATGGTAGCCATTGAAGCTATGGCTTGTGGAACACCAAGTGTAATAACAGTTCATGGTGGTTTGTGCGATTTGATTGATTTTGGAAATCAAGCCCTTTTTGCAGATCCACACAGACCAAAAGAATTTGGAGCAATGATGGCAATGCCTCTCTTATACCCAAATTTAAGAAACGAAATGTCTGTTGAAGGTGCACGTTTTGCACGTAGAAACTTTGGTTGGACAGGAATAGCAAAACGTATGTTAGCCATTTTTGCGAGTTCTATAAATCAAAGAACATCAGAAACTAATATTTATTAA
- a CDS encoding HAD-IIB family hydrolase → MKNKNLKKENPIKLLSFDIDNTLIDFHTYKSNFTKTWVKYAKDLDIIITYNTGRLIDDVLNLIAKGVLPKPDYIISGVGTHIYNFKEEKVEKEFNDVLDDGWNLKAVEDIIVKINHPISEQPSKFQHSYKRSYFFHDATDELVESVAQDFAKANMDVNVIYSGDKFLDVLPKWANKGNALQWLLKRLSIETNQVLVAGDSGNDSAMFDLKDVSGIVVANAHEELYKYTKYKKVYHTEKAKGDGIIEGLIYYGILPKEASEISNIDHSEDFFIKKELDNIADEDDNEKIALIQEGYEKAIEALRKNITPLGFSACSIPDNIPNGTDENYHSVWARDGAITVIGSLSLINDEEIHQCQRQTLETLLGHISRNGQIPSNVRLKDNEPDYSGVGGICSIDSGIWVVIAFYEYVKVANDIEFARKYIDDIKETMRWLGAHDSNNDALLEIPEAGDWTDLFGRSYNILYDEILWYRSNVCFGRLLEMLGNHEEAGEYIRWSQVIKKEIVQNFWPSTQQQLFSSVSFAEKQFTLGDTSYLIAQTTPFDFSWRCDILGNVLAFLHGTIDSEKAHQTFKFMLGVGVNDPFPVANVYPVVSPGDPDWRPYYTVNLLNLPNHYHNGGIWPFVGGFWVKYINKLGFRDIAIAELHKLALINKEGINNEWEFTEWAHGITGKPMGKAYQAWSAAQYIAACHDLKLTKINTKK, encoded by the coding sequence ATGAAAAATAAGAATTTGAAGAAAGAGAATCCAATTAAATTATTGTCTTTTGATATAGATAATACATTAATTGATTTTCATACTTACAAAAGTAATTTTACCAAAACTTGGGTTAAATACGCTAAAGATTTAGACATTATTATCACCTACAATACAGGCAGATTAATTGATGATGTTTTAAATTTGATAGCGAAAGGTGTTTTGCCAAAACCAGATTATATAATTTCTGGGGTTGGAACACATATTTATAATTTTAAAGAAGAAAAAGTAGAAAAGGAGTTTAATGATGTTTTAGATGATGGTTGGAATTTAAAAGCCGTAGAAGATATTATTGTTAAAATAAATCATCCAATAAGCGAGCAGCCAAGCAAATTTCAACATTCTTATAAAAGAAGTTATTTTTTTCATGATGCAACAGATGAATTAGTAGAAAGCGTAGCCCAAGATTTTGCCAAGGCAAATATGGATGTGAATGTAATTTATTCAGGAGATAAATTTTTAGACGTTTTGCCAAAATGGGCGAATAAAGGAAACGCTTTGCAGTGGTTGTTAAAAAGATTATCTATAGAAACAAATCAAGTGTTAGTAGCTGGAGATAGTGGAAACGATTCAGCCATGTTCGATTTAAAAGATGTTTCTGGAATTGTGGTTGCAAATGCACACGAAGAATTGTATAAATACACAAAATACAAAAAAGTTTATCACACAGAAAAAGCAAAAGGAGATGGAATTATAGAGGGGTTAATTTATTATGGAATTCTACCAAAAGAAGCTTCAGAAATTTCCAATATAGACCATTCAGAAGACTTTTTTATCAAAAAAGAATTAGACAATATTGCTGATGAAGATGACAATGAAAAAATAGCTTTAATTCAAGAAGGCTATGAAAAAGCCATTGAAGCTTTACGAAAAAATATTACACCTTTAGGATTTTCTGCTTGTTCTATTCCAGATAATATTCCTAATGGAACAGATGAAAACTATCATTCAGTTTGGGCAAGAGATGGAGCAATCACAGTAATTGGTTCACTTTCTTTAATAAATGATGAAGAAATTCATCAATGCCAACGTCAAACTTTAGAGACTCTGTTAGGGCATATTTCTAGAAATGGTCAGATTCCATCAAATGTACGTTTAAAAGATAATGAACCAGATTATTCTGGTGTTGGTGGTATTTGTTCTATTGATAGTGGAATTTGGGTGGTTATTGCATTCTATGAATACGTAAAAGTAGCCAATGATATAGAATTTGCTAGAAAATATATTGACGATATTAAAGAAACAATGCGTTGGTTGGGAGCACATGATAGTAATAATGACGCACTTTTAGAAATTCCTGAAGCTGGAGATTGGACCGATCTTTTTGGTAGAAGTTATAATATTTTATATGATGAAATTCTCTGGTACAGATCTAATGTCTGTTTTGGTAGATTGCTAGAAATGTTAGGAAATCACGAAGAAGCAGGTGAGTATATTCGTTGGTCTCAGGTGATAAAAAAAGAAATTGTTCAGAATTTTTGGCCATCAACACAACAACAATTATTTTCTTCTGTTTCTTTTGCTGAAAAGCAATTTACTTTGGGAGATACTTCTTACTTAATTGCACAAACCACACCTTTCGATTTTTCTTGGAGATGTGATATTTTAGGAAATGTTTTAGCTTTTTTACATGGAACAATCGATTCTGAAAAAGCGCATCAAACCTTTAAATTTATGTTAGGTGTTGGTGTAAATGATCCTTTTCCTGTTGCAAATGTGTATCCTGTTGTAAGTCCTGGAGATCCAGATTGGCGTCCTTATTATACCGTTAATTTATTGAATTTGCCAAACCATTATCATAATGGAGGTATTTGGCCTTTTGTAGGTGGTTTTTGGGTAAAATATATAAATAAATTAGGGTTTAGAGATATTGCTATTGCAGAATTGCACAAACTTGCCCTAATTAATAAAGAAGGAATCAATAACGAATGGGAGTTTACAGAATGGGCACATGGAATTACTGGAAAACCAATGGGAAAAGCCTATCAAGCTTGGTCTGCAGCCCAATATATTGCAGCTTGTCACGATTTAAAATTAACAAAAATTAATACTAAAAAATAA